The Zobellia alginiliquefaciens genome contains a region encoding:
- a CDS encoding BamA/TamA family outer membrane protein yields the protein MKLSTTSISRVVILLCLAAQSACSVGKYIPEDELLFTGAEIHVDSEEDKRALKPVEQELSTLLKPTPNSTILGMRLGLYYHYKAQKEKPGFLNRWLNKKFGEEPVYMSDVNPDRIEELMLNRLDNRGFFYSQVSSEMDSTKKYASVTYTAELPKPYTLEQWQLDKDSLPIYDEIELAMSDTQLKAGERFDLELLKYERERIDSHLKNKGYYNFNPDFLIFEADTNRYENKKFDLFLRLKKGTPQKSVIPYTIDSIAVYPNYSIEQDSLPSPSEVTEENGIYFIQDEEFFKPKRLEPYILFEKGQKYNSERARLTSNRLSALGSYKFVNIRFNETDTTNTKDTGSLNADIFLSPLTKRSIRTELQAVTKSNGFAGPGISVTYNNRNVFNGGETLSLTGNFAYEAQLSGGDDAGLSSIAGGLKADLLLPRLVPFSPSRFNYAVPKTKISLGGDILKRSKLYTLTSFNSSFGYTWNANKFVYHELNPISITYVNLTDTTAEFEEILDNNAFLSSSFEQQFIAGLNYTFTYNELVDQNKDRPIYVSTSLDVAGNTLSLLNGGKSTAFGLEYAQYAKADIDFRYYLKWGKENALVSRLYAGWGIPYGNSSTLPFVKQFFSGGPYSVRAFPIRGLGPGTFSSAEDSTSSYFDQSGNLRLEANLEYRFPIWSYLKGAFFIDAGNVWLTNEVEIDETESEETIAFNQQLTTEGKFGSDWMKELGVGVGFGLRVDIQSFVIRFDFASPLQVPYNPEGERLRTPFIDGGSDNLIFNFAIGYPF from the coding sequence ATGAAGTTGAGTACCACATCTATTTCAAGAGTTGTTATACTGCTGTGTTTGGCGGCCCAATCTGCATGTAGCGTGGGGAAGTACATACCTGAGGATGAATTGCTGTTTACTGGAGCGGAAATTCACGTAGATTCCGAAGAGGATAAAAGGGCGTTAAAACCGGTGGAGCAAGAACTGAGTACGCTTCTAAAACCTACTCCAAATTCAACCATTTTAGGAATGCGTTTGGGACTCTATTACCATTACAAAGCGCAAAAGGAAAAACCGGGTTTCCTAAACAGATGGCTCAATAAAAAGTTTGGTGAGGAGCCCGTGTATATGAGCGATGTTAATCCTGATAGAATAGAGGAGTTAATGCTTAACAGGTTGGATAATCGTGGGTTTTTCTATAGTCAAGTGTCTTCTGAAATGGACAGTACAAAAAAATATGCTTCCGTAACCTACACGGCAGAACTGCCAAAGCCCTATACGCTAGAGCAGTGGCAGTTAGATAAAGATAGCTTGCCTATTTATGACGAAATAGAATTGGCAATGTCAGACACCCAATTAAAAGCAGGTGAACGTTTTGATTTGGAACTTTTAAAATATGAGCGAGAACGTATAGATTCCCATCTTAAGAACAAAGGGTATTATAATTTTAATCCTGATTTTTTGATTTTTGAGGCCGATACCAATCGCTATGAGAATAAAAAATTCGACTTATTTCTTAGACTGAAAAAGGGAACACCGCAGAAATCGGTTATACCCTATACGATTGATTCTATTGCGGTCTATCCCAATTATTCCATTGAGCAAGATAGTCTGCCAAGCCCCTCTGAGGTGACGGAGGAAAACGGAATTTATTTTATTCAAGATGAAGAGTTCTTCAAGCCCAAACGTTTGGAACCCTATATTCTTTTTGAAAAAGGACAGAAGTACAATTCTGAAAGGGCACGTTTAACGAGCAATAGACTTTCCGCTTTGGGGAGTTACAAGTTCGTGAACATACGGTTCAATGAAACGGACACTACAAATACCAAAGATACCGGCTCTTTGAACGCAGATATCTTCTTATCGCCTTTAACCAAAAGGTCTATTCGGACAGAGCTTCAAGCAGTAACAAAGTCCAATGGTTTTGCAGGCCCGGGAATTTCGGTGACCTATAATAATCGGAATGTGTTTAATGGAGGTGAGACGCTGAGTTTAACAGGCAATTTTGCTTATGAAGCCCAGTTGTCGGGAGGTGATGATGCCGGACTCAGTAGTATTGCGGGCGGACTCAAAGCAGATTTGTTATTGCCCAGACTTGTGCCTTTCTCGCCCAGTAGGTTTAATTATGCGGTGCCGAAGACCAAAATAAGTTTGGGTGGGGATATTTTAAAGCGAAGTAAATTATATACACTTACTTCATTTAACAGCTCTTTTGGGTATACCTGGAATGCCAATAAGTTTGTATACCATGAGTTGAATCCCATTAGCATAACCTATGTAAACCTCACGGATACTACGGCCGAGTTTGAGGAGATTCTGGATAACAATGCTTTTTTAAGCAGTAGTTTTGAACAGCAATTTATAGCAGGACTAAATTATACATTCACTTATAATGAACTTGTGGACCAAAACAAGGACCGTCCTATTTATGTGTCCACAAGTTTGGATGTTGCCGGTAATACGTTAAGTCTCTTGAACGGAGGAAAAAGTACCGCTTTTGGATTGGAATATGCACAGTATGCAAAAGCGGATATTGACTTTAGGTATTATTTAAAATGGGGAAAAGAAAATGCTTTGGTAAGTCGTTTGTATGCAGGTTGGGGTATACCTTATGGGAACTCATCTACTTTGCCCTTTGTAAAACAATTTTTTTCGGGAGGGCCGTATAGTGTTCGCGCTTTCCCGATTAGAGGTTTGGGGCCGGGAACATTTAGTAGTGCAGAAGATAGTACCAGTTCATACTTTGATCAATCCGGTAACTTACGTTTAGAAGCTAACTTAGAATACAGGTTTCCTATTTGGTCATACTTAAAAGGTGCGTTCTTTATAGATGCAGGTAATGTTTGGTTGACCAATGAGGTAGAGATAGATGAAACGGAGTCAGAAGAGACCATTGCATTTAATCAGCAATTGACCACAGAAGGGAAGTTTGGTTCAGATTGGATGAAGGAGTTAGGTGTAGGCGTAGGATTCGGGCTTCGAGTGGATATTCAAAGTTTTGTAATTCGGTTTGATTTTGCCTCACCTTTGCAAGTGCCTTACAATCCGGAAGGCGAGCGATTAAGAACGCCGTTTATTGATGGGGGAAGTGACAATCTTATTTTCAACTTTGCCATTGGTTACCCTTTTTAG
- a CDS encoding BLUF domain-containing protein: MIHTLTYESKAIKELTIADIEAILETARTFNGLNGITGCLIFYRRKFIQILEGDKAKIHDLMEKIKQDKRHRNVDVLSEGPTENRNFPNWGMVYYPIDKNEANQNEYEQFKRNLLLLADLTVHSNQTAILFWKRMKLLVAEPPDVS; this comes from the coding sequence ATGATCCATACACTTACTTACGAGTCAAAAGCTATAAAGGAATTGACCATAGCGGACATTGAAGCTATTCTTGAAACGGCCAGAACATTTAATGGTCTAAATGGAATTACGGGCTGTCTCATATTTTACAGGAGAAAATTTATACAAATTTTAGAAGGCGATAAGGCGAAAATTCATGACCTTATGGAAAAGATTAAACAAGATAAGCGGCATAGAAATGTTGATGTTTTATCTGAGGGCCCTACTGAAAATCGTAATTTTCCCAATTGGGGCATGGTATATTATCCCATTGATAAAAACGAAGCGAACCAGAATGAATATGAGCAGTTCAAAAGAAACTTGCTTCTGCTTGCCGATCTAACGGTGCATTCAAATCAAACGGCTATTCTTTTCTGGAAACGAATGAAACTATTAGTTGCCGAGCCGCCGGATGTTTCGTAA
- a CDS encoding Dps family protein translates to MEVKEAQKTEIGIKKSNREAVVKMLRQLLADEFLLYTKTRNAHWNVEGIDFHTKHVFFEEEYGKLETFIDEVAERIRMLGFYSPGTLKEFLELSNLEENNPDQTDSASFMTVLLKDHDKVIKFIRESIGDNAEAHNDEGTADFITGILQAHEQMAWMLRASLKQFD, encoded by the coding sequence ATGGAAGTTAAAGAAGCACAAAAGACCGAGATAGGCATAAAAAAATCAAATAGAGAAGCTGTAGTAAAAATGTTGCGTCAATTATTGGCCGATGAGTTTTTACTTTACACCAAAACAAGAAATGCACACTGGAATGTAGAAGGTATAGATTTCCACACAAAGCACGTTTTCTTTGAAGAAGAATATGGCAAATTGGAAACCTTTATAGATGAAGTAGCAGAGCGTATCCGTATGTTAGGGTTCTATTCTCCGGGCACTTTAAAAGAATTTTTAGAGTTGTCCAATTTAGAGGAAAACAATCCGGATCAGACGGACAGTGCCAGCTTTATGACCGTCTTATTAAAAGACCATGACAAAGTAATTAAATTCATCCGAGAAAGTATTGGCGATAATGCAGAAGCGCATAATGACGAAGGTACCGCAGATTTCATTACTGGAATTCTACAGGCACACGAGCAAATGGCATGGATGCTAAGAGCATCTTTAAAACAATTCGATTAA
- a CDS encoding ferritin-like domain-containing protein produces MMTLNDLFEHQLKDLYSAESQFLDALPDILEHASDEQLRNAFENHLKETKEQKKRIENICHELEITPSGETCQTMKGLISEAKNFIEEAEDNKELMDVGLIAGIQRLEHYEISGYGTAVRFAKELGYRNIAKTLQETLNEVYDADSTLEKLAETRLNKKAIGGNS; encoded by the coding sequence ATGATGACGTTGAACGACTTATTTGAGCATCAACTTAAAGACCTGTATAGTGCGGAGAGTCAGTTTCTAGATGCACTTCCCGATATTTTAGAGCATGCCAGCGATGAGCAGCTAAGAAATGCTTTTGAGAATCATTTGAAGGAAACAAAAGAGCAGAAGAAAAGAATAGAAAATATCTGCCATGAGTTGGAAATTACCCCAAGCGGAGAAACATGCCAAACCATGAAAGGGCTCATTAGCGAAGCTAAAAATTTTATAGAAGAAGCGGAAGATAATAAAGAGCTAATGGATGTGGGTCTCATTGCTGGTATTCAGCGATTAGAGCATTATGAAATATCCGGTTATGGAACGGCAGTTCGGTTTGCAAAAGAATTGGGATATAGAAATATAGCCAAGACCTTACAGGAAACCCTTAATGAAGTATATGATGCGGATAGTACCTTGGAAAAATTAGCGGAAACCCGTTTAAATAAAAAGGCAATTGGCGGGAATTCTTGA
- a CDS encoding DUF2254 domain-containing protein produces MLALVKRIYNSISFVTVLIAIGYALIAFVLILFPTDILKDFPSIAITDKDSIKFILSFTIGGIFTLTVFSYTMVMNVLNRSISNYSPRLIPLILHERHHQVILGATSGTIIYSLIMAVQVSSVNIGELSSLAAPLAIVMVVICIFLFIYFIHSVSQSIHVNYVVHRSYLNTKKSIQNILDMKEGLSLSDNSEEKWADTIAFDSCGYLNYIRMEKLISLSEKHGVQFKLEKQMGTFVQIDEVVLSSSSPMDKKLRDEVKRCLSVDRSEPVDVIEIGFKHLVEVAIKGSSPAINDPGTSLIAIDYLMQLFILRKKIPTFNSYHSKEGGCVFFELVPKDTLKAYVFREMEHYMKEDPILSEKLRSARKMLDS; encoded by the coding sequence ATGTTAGCACTGGTTAAACGTATTTATAATAGCATTTCATTTGTAACCGTATTAATTGCGATAGGTTATGCTCTTATTGCATTTGTATTGATTCTTTTTCCAACGGATATATTAAAGGATTTTCCCAGTATAGCCATTACGGATAAGGACAGTATTAAATTTATCCTTTCTTTTACTATAGGCGGAATATTTACCTTAACCGTGTTCAGTTATACCATGGTAATGAATGTTTTAAACCGAAGCATTAGTAATTATTCGCCAAGGCTAATCCCGTTGATCTTACATGAAAGACACCATCAGGTAATTTTAGGAGCTACTAGCGGAACCATTATTTACAGTTTAATTATGGCCGTTCAGGTCTCTAGCGTAAATATTGGGGAGTTATCTTCTTTAGCGGCACCCTTGGCCATTGTTATGGTAGTAATCTGTATTTTTCTTTTTATCTATTTTATACATAGCGTATCTCAAAGTATTCATGTCAATTACGTTGTACATCGGTCATATCTAAACACCAAAAAAAGTATTCAAAATATATTGGATATGAAAGAGGGCCTTTCGCTGTCCGATAATTCAGAAGAAAAATGGGCCGATACCATCGCCTTTGATTCCTGTGGTTATCTCAATTATATTAGAATGGAGAAATTAATCTCCCTTTCAGAAAAGCACGGTGTTCAGTTTAAACTGGAAAAGCAAATGGGGACATTTGTTCAAATTGATGAGGTTGTATTATCTTCCTCTTCTCCAATGGATAAAAAATTGCGTGACGAAGTAAAACGTTGTTTAAGCGTGGATCGTTCAGAACCTGTGGACGTCATAGAAATAGGATTTAAACATTTGGTGGAAGTCGCCATAAAGGGGAGCTCTCCCGCAATAAACGACCCAGGCACATCATTGATCGCTATAGACTATTTAATGCAACTATTCATTCTTAGGAAAAAAATTCCCACTTTTAATTCCTACCACTCAAAAGAAGGAGGTTGTGTGTTTTTTGAATTGGTCCCGAAGGACACGCTAAAAGCTTATGTTTTTAGGGAGATGGAGCATTATATGAAAGAGGACCCTATTCTTTCTGAGAAATTGAGAAGCGCAAGGAAGATGCTTGATTCATAA
- a CDS encoding helix-turn-helix domain-containing protein: MTTITLSSAAIKNMFQQLHHNFGGSLTVNVKEHILTIDNELGRGHIRGITFKGGISYLEFDMEFNQDFTLITGSEENAPICFAYCSAGKIAHSFNNETKKNVLENFQTGILTNASHTDNVLYFEKDVHVKTSLIVVRTVHGETAKKNGLNYRLQELMLNGKPAENTIYIGSYNLKIADQIAQLKAIKQQGIVRSLLIEGLVHMILALEVQQHTDDLENRENQTGSLNMREMESVKEISDFVHNYPERQLSISELCRKSGLSPCKLQEGFKLMHGTTVTDYIREVRIEKAEELIKNTDLNISEVVYSIGFTSRSYFSKIFRNKYNCSPKQYKDKQNVVSTASA, translated from the coding sequence ATGACAACTATAACTTTATCATCTGCAGCTATTAAAAATATGTTTCAACAACTTCACCATAATTTTGGTGGTTCACTTACGGTAAACGTAAAAGAACATATTTTAACTATAGATAACGAACTAGGCCGGGGCCATATTAGAGGAATCACTTTTAAAGGTGGTATTTCATATTTAGAGTTTGATATGGAATTCAACCAAGATTTCACCTTAATAACAGGATCTGAAGAAAACGCTCCTATTTGTTTTGCCTATTGTTCAGCAGGTAAAATTGCCCATAGCTTTAATAACGAGACTAAGAAAAACGTTTTAGAGAACTTTCAGACGGGTATTTTAACCAATGCTAGCCATACGGACAACGTTCTTTACTTTGAAAAGGACGTGCACGTTAAAACATCTTTAATTGTTGTTAGAACGGTACATGGCGAAACAGCTAAAAAGAACGGTCTAAATTACAGACTGCAGGAACTTATGTTAAATGGGAAGCCTGCCGAGAATACTATCTACATTGGCTCTTACAACTTAAAAATTGCCGATCAAATTGCCCAGTTGAAAGCCATTAAGCAACAAGGTATTGTACGTAGTTTACTAATTGAAGGTTTAGTTCATATGATATTGGCCTTAGAGGTGCAACAACATACGGATGACCTAGAAAACAGAGAAAACCAGACAGGTAGTCTAAACATGAGAGAAATGGAGTCTGTAAAAGAGATTTCCGACTTTGTACATAACTATCCTGAAAGACAATTATCTATCTCAGAGCTTTGTCGTAAGTCCGGTTTATCACCTTGTAAATTACAAGAAGGATTTAAACTGATGCACGGTACAACGGTTACGGATTACATTAGAGAGGTTCGTATTGAAAAAGCCGAAGAATTAATCAAAAACACAGATTTAAATATCTCTGAAGTAGTGTATAGCATAGGATTTACTAGCCGTAGCTACTTCTCCAAAATATTTAGAAACAAATATAACTGCAGCCCAAAGCAGTACAAAGACAAGCAAAATGTAGTATCTACTGCATCTGCATAA